GACCCTCCTGGACGCCGTCCGCATCCCGGTCGAGCCGCTGTGGGGCCCGCGCGGCTTCGATCTGGCGTCGCTGGACCACGCGATGTGGTTCCACCGCCCCTTCCGCGCGGACGACTGGCTGCTCTACGACCAGGAGTCGCCGATCGCCGTCGGGGGCCGCGGTCTGGCCCGCGGCCGGATCTACGACCGTGAGGGCCGGCTGGTCGTGTCGGTGGTGCAGGAGGGGCTCTTCCGGAAGCTGGGCTGACCCGGCCCTTCGGCGATCGGCTCTCGCACGCCGGGGTTCCGATCGCGCCCCCGACCGGTTCCGGCGACCATGGCAGGAGCAGACACCGCCGACGTCACACGCCCGCCGATCCGGGAGGTGGCAACGCTGCACACCGTGCTCCCCGTCGTGTTCGCGATCTGCGCCGCCTTCAGCAACGCGGTCGCGACCGTGCTGCAACGCAAGGCGGCGCTCACCGTGCCCGCCTCCCAAGGGTTGCGGGCCGGGCTGATCGCCGATCTGCTGCGCCGGCCGGTGTGGCTGGCCGGGATCCTCGCGGTGATCGGCGCCGCCGTCTGCCAGGCGCTGGCGCTGGTCACCGGCCCGCTCACGATCGTGCAGCCGCTGTTCGTGCTGGAGCTGCCGCTCACCCTCATCGTCGCGTCGCTGCTGATGCACCGGCATCTGCCGGGCACCGGCTGGCTGGCGGTGACGGTGGTGGTGGCCGGTCTCGCGATCGCGCTCGCCGCCGCCTCCCCCGCCGGCAACCGCACCCATGTGGCGCTGGAGCGCTGGATTCCCGCGCTCGCCGTGTGCGCGGGGGCGGTCGTCGCCCTCGCCGTCGCGGCCCTCCGGCGCCCGCAGGGCCGGGCCCGGGCGGCCTGTCTGGGCGCCGCGACGGCCATCAGCTACGCGGTGACGGCCGCGCTGATGAAGGCCGCCACGCACATCCTCGACGAGCAGGGCCTCGTGGGCTTCCTCACCGCCTGGCAGACTTACGCCTTCGCCGCCACGGGGGTGTGCGCGCTGTTCCTGCTGGAGAACGCCATGCAGGCCGGTCCGCTGGTCGCCTCGCAGCCCGCCCTCACCCTGGGCGACGCCCTGGTGAGCCTGGCGCTGGGCATCACCCTGTACGAGGAGACCATCCGCTCCGGGTGGTGGCTGCTGCCCCAGCTGTTCGGCGTCGCGCTGATCGCCGCGGGGGTGTTCGCGCTGGCGCGAATTCCGTTCACGCAGTCGCTGGTGGCGCCCGACGAGGAGCGCGAGAGCGCGGCGGCACCCTGAGCGGGCGCCGGGGCACCTCCGGCCCACCACCACCGCGCCGGCCACTCGCGGCCGACCCGGCCGGCCGACCAGCCCTGCCGTGCCCTCCCCTTTGCTGCCCCGCCGTGCTTGCTCTGCCGTGTCCTGCTCTGCCGTGTCCTGCTGCGCCCAGGTCACCCGTCCGGCTGGCACGGCGGGGCACCACACCGTGCCCCGCCCGCCCATCCGCGAGATGCAGTGCCGCGGGGTCATCCGGCCGACCGCCGGCGCCTGCGGCGGAGTCGGCTCAGCAGGCCGTGGGTGGGGGTGGAGGCAGGCGCGGGGGCGGGGGCGGGGGCGGGGGCGGTTGATGGTGCGGGCCGCCGCTCCACCGCCGGAGCCGGGGGTGGTGCGAGCGGATCTGGTCCGGCCGGTGGCGCCGGAGGTGGTGCAAGCGGATCCGGTGGTGCCAGTGCTGTCGGAGCTGCCACTGCTGCGGTTACTGCCGGGGACGGCGTGTCCGCCGCGGGGTGGTGCCGGCGGGCCGTTTCCATCGTGTGTGCCAAGTCCGCGCGGAACCAGGCCACTTCGTCCGGCTCGCTCGCCGTCATCAGCGTCCCGGCCAGCTCGGCGGTGGGGGAACCGGGGGCGCCGTGGGCCGGGAGCCGGGGGTGGCAGCGGGCCAGGCGGGCGCGCTCGTGGGGATCTCGCACGACGTCCGCCACGTCGGCCGGGTCCAAGAGGCAGGCGACCGCCGCCGCTCGCGCCCAGGGGTCGTCTCCTGCCTGGCGTGTCAGAAATCCGACGTGCCGCCCCCGCCAGTTGCGGGGCCGCCGGTCCATCCCGGCCTTCAATCCCTCCCGGATCTCCGCGGGCGTGCGGCGGGCGGTCAGCAGCCGGGTGTGGCTTCCCTCGGCCGCGAACTGCCGTAGCTCCTCGGCCAGATACAACCAGACGACCGTCCGATAGCGGTTCAGGTAGAACCTGACCGGGATCAGCAGGCCGTAGCGCGCGAGGCTGGTGAACCTGGTGGGCGCCACGTCCATGAGCTCGGCGCCCGCTGTGGTGCCGACGGTCGCGACGCGTCCGCGCAGGGCGTCCGGGAAGCCGTCCCCGGAGCGCAGGCGGTCGATCTCGGCCAGGGCCACGCGCGGGCCCCCGCCTCCTTCGTCGGGCATGGCCCGGATGAGCCCCAGGTTCACCGCGAGATCGAACTCGCCGCGCTTGAGGCCCAGTTCGCGGGCGGCCCGGCTCGGGGCGCAGGTAAGGCGGTCGGACATCGTGCCGGTGCGTGACATGGTCGGTCTCCCCCGTGGAGTCGGCGGCTCACGCCGTGTGCGGTCGCCGTGCAAAAACCGTAGCCGCATCGGCGGATCTCGTGGCGAGCCTGTGGATAACTCCACGGAGGGTGACGAACGTGCAGGTCAGAGATCTGTGATCGGTTTTGGTTCGGGCTGGCGCGCATCCACGTCGAGGTGCTCCCCGACCCGGTTGACCAGCAGCGTCATCTCGTAGGCGATCTGGCCTATGTCCGCCTCCGCGCCGCTGAGGACGCACAGACAGCTGCCCGTTCCGGCCGCGGTGACGAAGAGCACCGCGTCGTCGAACTCGATCATCGTCTGGCGTACGCTGCCCGCGCCGAAATGCCGTCCGGAGCCCTTGGCCAGGCTGTGCAACCCGGATGACACGGCCGCGAGGTGCTCCGCGTCCTCGCGGCGCAGTCCCGTGCTCGCGCCGGTCACCAGGCCGTCGTTGGACAGGACCAGTGCGTGACGCACTTCGCGGACGCGCTCGGTCAGGTCGTCCAGCAGCCAGTCGAGTCCCTGGTTCTGCACCATCTTCCGTTCTCCCCGTGTTCTCCCCGTGCGATGACCCTCCTGGCCGGAGGATCTCCATCTCAGCCTTCCCCACGACCGGGGCAGGGGCAAGGAGGATGGGAGCCATGGCAGAGAAGATGACCGATGCGCAATGGCGGGAGTTCGTCTCCGACGGCACCCGCACCGCAAAGCTCTCCACCGTCCGGGCCGACGGCAGCCCGCACGTGGCTCCGATCTGGTTCCTGCTGGACGGGGACGAGGTGGTGTTCAACACCGGCAAGGAGACCGTGAAGGGGCGCAACATCGTCCGGGACGGCCGGGTCGCCCTGTGCGTGGACGACGACCGCCCGCCGTTCTCCTTCGTGGTGCTGCAGGGCCGCGCCCGTGTCTCGGAGGACCTGGACGAGGTACGGCACTGGGCCGGCCGGATCGCCGCCCGCTACATGGGCGAGGAGCGCGCCGAGGAGTTCGGCGCGCGCAACGGCGTCCCCGGCGAACTCCTCGTCCGTGTCACGCTCGACAGGGTGCTGGCGGAGCGCGGCATCGCGGGCTGACCGCGGGAAGGCCTTGTCGGACTCCGAAGAGGCCTACCTCCGGAGTCAGCCGACCGAGTCGAGCAGCCGGGCGGTGTGCATCCGCCCGGCGTACTCGACGAGCCGGATCAGCACCTCCTTTCCCGAGTCGCGGTCGCGCGCGTCGCACAGCACCACGGGCGTGCCCGTGTCGAGGTCGAGGGCGCGGGAGACGTCCGGGGCGCCGTGCCGCCGGGCGCCCGCGAAGCAGTTGACGGCCACGACGAAGGGGATCCGCCGGTGCTCGAAGTAGTCGACCGCGGGGAAGCAGTCCTCGAGGCGACGGGTGTCCGCGAGGACGACCGCGCCGAGTGCTCCCTGCGACAACTCGTCCCACAGGAACCAGAATCGGTCCTGGCCCGGCGTTCCGAACAGGTACAGGGAGAGGCCGGAGCGGATGGTGATGCGTCCGAAGTCCATGGCGACGGTCGTGGTGGTCTTGTGGTCCACGCCTTCGATGTCGTCCACCGACTGGCCCGCTTCACTGAGGAGTTCCTCGGTGCGCAGCGGCCGGATCTCGCTGACGGCGCCCACCAGCGTGGTCTTGCCCACGCCGAATCCGCCGGCGACCAGGATCTTCAGCGCCAGTGCGGCGGTGTCGCCGTCCGGGGCGTCGGAGTGCTCGGAGACCATTGATCACTTCTCTCGGGAGTGCCGGGTGTCGGGCAGGCGTGAGTGGTGGAGCGGGTGGTCTGGGGCTCGGCGCCGGCAGACGGGAGTACAGCCGGTGCGGTACGTGGCGGGCTACAGCGCTCTCAGCCCCTCGATCACCTCGCGCAGGATGCGTTCGTCGGGCAGTTGCGCCGGTGGTACGGGGCGGCTGACGGTGACGCAGCCGAGTTCCAGGAGGTCGCCGAGGAGGACCCTGACCACGCCTACGGGCAGGTCCGCACCGGCGGCGAGTTCGGCGACCGACTGGGTCTCCGGGCGGCACAGGTCGAGGAGGTTGCGGTGCTCCGGGCCGAGCGGGGCGTCGTCCACACCGGGTGCGCCCGGGTCCAGCGTGACCAGGGCGATCAGGTCGAACCGTACGCCGGTGGGGCCGGGGCGGGTGCGTCCGCCCGTCATGGCGTAGGGGCGGACGAGCGGGCCGGCCTCGTTGTCGTACCACTGGCTGCCCTGCTCGTGCTGGGTGTCCGTCATGTCCTCGGTCATCTGCGTGGACCGTTCTCCCGGTTCATCCGGCCGCGGGTGGCTGCGCGGCCACCCGGGGTGCCGTGCCGAGGTGCTCGCCGACGCGTTTGACCAGGCGGGCCATCTCGTAGGCCACGAGGCCGATGTCGGCGGTGACGGCGGTGAGGAGGGCGAGGCAGGAGCCGTCGCCCGCGGCGGCCACGAACAGGAAGGCCTCGTCCATCTCAACCATGGTCTGGCGGACTCCGCCTGCGCCGAAGTGCCGGCCCGCACCCTTGGCGAGGCTGTTGAAGCCCGAGGCGACCGCGGCGAGGTGCTCGGCGTCCTCACGGCGCAGTCCGGTCGACGCGCCCACGGCGAGGCCGTCGTTGGACAGCACCACGGCGTGCCGGATGTCGCTGACGCGGAGCACCAGATCGTCCAGCAGCCAGTCGAGTTCGCCGGAACGCCGGGCGGACTGGGTGCTCGGGTCCTGGATCATGCGGGGTCTCCTTCGCTGCTGTCGCTGCCGGTCGCGGGGCCGGGAGTGGTGCCGCGGCCGGGTCGCCTGCCGCCGCCCCGCGCCCAGCCGTCGCGATAGGCGGCCATGCGGTCCCGGACGAGTTCGGGGGTGCGCTCGTCGTCCCGGGGAGCGGGTGCCGACGGCTGCTCCTCGGGGCGCCTTTCGCGCAGTTGGGGAGCGAGGCTTGCCTGCCGCACGCGGCGCGGAAGGTCGTCGGAGTCTTCGGGCTGCTGCGGTGGGCGGTGCAGTCGCAAGGTGGCGACTCCTGAGGGTGGGGTCTGGCTCGGGGTCTCCAAGTGACGCGGACTGTCCACGTGGGGCGAGGTCTCCGCCTGACGCGCGGCCTCGGGCTCGGCGGCGGCCGGCACGGGCGCCACGAGGGCGCGCCGGTCGGCCTGGGCCGGGACGGCGTCCTGGAGGAAGGTGTCGTCGGGCACGCGCGCGTAGGCGCGTTCCTCCGGCTGCCGCGCGGGTTCCGCCGCCTCCGGGGACCGTTCGGCCGCCCCGGTGTGGAGCAGGGCGGTGGGAAGCAGGACGACCGCGGTGGTGCCGCCGTACGGGGATGTCCGCAGGTGGACCTTGACGTCGTGCCGGGCGGCGAGCCTGCTGACCACGAAGAGGCCGAGCCTGTCGCTGTCGAACAGGTCGAGTGCCTCGGACTGGGCGATGCGGCGGTTGGCCTCGGCGAGAGTCTCCTTGCCCATGCCGAGGCCGCGGTCCTCGACCTCGACGGCGTAGCCGTTGCCGACGGGTTCGCCGGTGACGCGCACGCGCGTGTGGGGCGGTGAGAACTGCGCGGCGTTCTCGATGATCTCGGCCAGCAGATGCGTGAGGTCGGCGACGGCCGCGCCGACGACGGCTGCCTCGGGGAGTTGCCGCACCTCCACGCGCGCGTAGTCCTCCACTTCGGAGACTGCCGCTCGGACCACGTTCGTCAGGGAGACCGGCATGCGCCAGGCACGGCCGGGGGCGGCCCCGGAGAGGATGATCAGGCTCTCGGCGTGGCGCCTCATGCGGGTGGTGAGGTGGTCGAGGCGGAAGAGGTCGC
The Streptomyces tuirus genome window above contains:
- a CDS encoding DMT family transporter, whose product is MAGADTADVTRPPIREVATLHTVLPVVFAICAAFSNAVATVLQRKAALTVPASQGLRAGLIADLLRRPVWLAGILAVIGAAVCQALALVTGPLTIVQPLFVLELPLTLIVASLLMHRHLPGTGWLAVTVVVAGLAIALAAASPAGNRTHVALERWIPALAVCAGAVVALAVAALRRPQGRARAACLGAATAISYAVTAALMKAATHILDEQGLVGFLTAWQTYAFAATGVCALFLLENAMQAGPLVASQPALTLGDALVSLALGITLYEETIRSGWWLLPQLFGVALIAAGVFALARIPFTQSLVAPDEERESAAAP
- a CDS encoding DUF6397 family protein, coding for MSDRLTCAPSRAARELGLKRGEFDLAVNLGLIRAMPDEGGGGPRVALAEIDRLRSGDGFPDALRGRVATVGTTAGAELMDVAPTRFTSLARYGLLIPVRFYLNRYRTVVWLYLAEELRQFAAEGSHTRLLTARRTPAEIREGLKAGMDRRPRNWRGRHVGFLTRQAGDDPWARAAAVACLLDPADVADVVRDPHERARLARCHPRLPAHGAPGSPTAELAGTLMTASEPDEVAWFRADLAHTMETARRHHPAADTPSPAVTAAVAAPTALAPPDPLAPPPAPPAGPDPLAPPPAPAVERRPAPSTAPAPAPAPAPASTPTHGLLSRLRRRRRRSAG
- a CDS encoding roadblock/LC7 domain-containing protein, whose translation is MVQNQGLDWLLDDLTERVREVRHALVLSNDGLVTGASTGLRREDAEHLAAVSSGLHSLAKGSGRHFGAGSVRQTMIEFDDAVLFVTAAGTGSCLCVLSGAEADIGQIAYEMTLLVNRVGEHLDVDARQPEPKPITDL
- a CDS encoding PPOX class F420-dependent oxidoreductase, coding for MAEKMTDAQWREFVSDGTRTAKLSTVRADGSPHVAPIWFLLDGDEVVFNTGKETVKGRNIVRDGRVALCVDDDRPPFSFVVLQGRARVSEDLDEVRHWAGRIAARYMGEERAEEFGARNGVPGELLVRVTLDRVLAERGIAG
- a CDS encoding GTP-binding protein, whose translation is MVSEHSDAPDGDTAALALKILVAGGFGVGKTTLVGAVSEIRPLRTEELLSEAGQSVDDIEGVDHKTTTTVAMDFGRITIRSGLSLYLFGTPGQDRFWFLWDELSQGALGAVVLADTRRLEDCFPAVDYFEHRRIPFVVAVNCFAGARRHGAPDVSRALDLDTGTPVVLCDARDRDSGKEVLIRLVEYAGRMHTARLLDSVG
- a CDS encoding DUF742 domain-containing protein, producing MTEDMTDTQHEQGSQWYDNEAGPLVRPYAMTGGRTRPGPTGVRFDLIALVTLDPGAPGVDDAPLGPEHRNLLDLCRPETQSVAELAAGADLPVGVVRVLLGDLLELGCVTVSRPVPPAQLPDERILREVIEGLRAL
- a CDS encoding roadblock/LC7 domain-containing protein: MIQDPSTQSARRSGELDWLLDDLVLRVSDIRHAVVLSNDGLAVGASTGLRREDAEHLAAVASGFNSLAKGAGRHFGAGGVRQTMVEMDEAFLFVAAAGDGSCLALLTAVTADIGLVAYEMARLVKRVGEHLGTAPRVAAQPPAAG